A genome region from Bacteroidota bacterium includes the following:
- a CDS encoding T9SS type A sorting domain-containing protein, giving the protein MKRKLFLKSLILFSILLGLNLSVYSQSPWGTTPGPTGASHNVLIMSTTSVTMDGIPIDTGNWIGAFFVNSGQQLQIASSGPDGAGLNWQESTNTFTMWGEDVGDDGFATNEEFKWKIWFKADSSECIAAATYQTLGFPNQGIFSSNGISGLASLACQSSFDVGISSATSIVSPHSGCGLTNETFSFYITNYGGDADSIGVSYSIDGGLTWINEAHLINLASEDSVLYTFSQLADMSMLDSTYHCMVSVYINEDIDVSNDTLAFFVENNTPPDIYFTGLDSTYCFYVNQPAVQLQAYINGVPTYLGNFNSQYVLPYVDTSVFVIGPPLGAPVGTHIICYNYQDNTGCVGSFCDTTTIYSLPYADFSGLPTEMCRYEEVCLATFPQGGYFVNLNPPHFDPITNCFSPLIAGNYSGYYVYEDEHGCIDTSGTQSVDAYELPTVSFTGLGTAYCIDGDTAGMTGLPVGGEFIGPGIGDSLFMPAASGVSPPGGHTIYYKFVDQNGCVDSTYNYVIVQPLPEVSFTGLLSEYCAMDDTSELIGTPLGGVYTGATDTSVYYPAEMGLYDITYTFTQEYTYIDTAIYCINHQTQSTTIFPLPEINLGIDQDTLPNGNIETALPDTVVLTPGSGFIEYLWQDGSTDQAFSVPMYGEYCVTVVNFNSCKNSDCIFVGGTDLELLALVSPADSCKLNSEEEVLVRITNVGTRIFNQADIIPIFLRFESDPVVSEVIVLSNNLNPGESIFHTFGPKFDLSDIGGYNFELFIDYVGGGTGNLLPDVNPYNDTLITTVINAGFPIVDLPESIETNDFDTLILDAGAGFFSYMWSTGEITQTIVPTDWRMYMVTVTDAYGCAASDSVDIFTGIDEIDNEFGLIQIYPNPNNGEFNVYIENYKGVEFSLEILNLTGQKVFAKNYNNRNAIMDKIDIKTLSKGIYTIKLISEKAIKTKKIILE; this is encoded by the coding sequence ATGAAAAGAAAGTTATTTTTAAAAAGTTTAATTTTATTTTCAATCCTACTTGGATTAAATCTTTCAGTATATTCACAGTCTCCCTGGGGAACTACACCAGGACCAACTGGAGCAAGTCATAATGTTTTGATTATGTCAACAACAAGTGTTACTATGGATGGGATACCAATTGATACTGGAAATTGGATAGGCGCATTTTTCGTAAATTCAGGACAACAATTGCAAATTGCAAGTAGCGGTCCTGATGGTGCTGGACTAAATTGGCAAGAAAGCACAAATACATTCACTATGTGGGGTGAAGACGTAGGTGATGATGGATTTGCTACCAATGAGGAATTTAAATGGAAAATATGGTTTAAAGCTGATAGTTCAGAGTGTATTGCAGCAGCTACATACCAAACTTTGGGATTCCCAAATCAAGGTATTTTTTCATCCAATGGGATTAGTGGATTAGCTTCGTTAGCCTGTCAAAGTTCATTTGATGTGGGGATTTCAAGTGCTACTTCAATAGTTTCGCCACACTCCGGTTGCGGGCTTACGAACGAAACATTTTCATTCTATATTACAAATTATGGAGGAGATGCTGATAGCATTGGGGTTTCATATTCAATTGACGGAGGATTAACATGGATAAACGAAGCCCATTTAATTAATCTGGCTTCCGAAGATAGTGTATTATATACATTTTCGCAACTGGCAGATATGTCAATGTTAGATTCAACCTACCATTGCATGGTTTCCGTTTATATAAACGAAGATATTGATGTAAGTAATGATACTCTTGCATTCTTTGTTGAAAACAATACTCCTCCCGATATTTATTTTACCGGATTAGATTCTACATATTGCTTTTATGTTAATCAGCCTGCAGTTCAGTTGCAAGCATACATAAATGGAGTTCCAACATATCTTGGCAACTTTAATAGTCAATATGTATTACCATATGTTGATACTTCAGTCTTTGTAATAGGACCGCCTTTAGGTGCGCCAGTTGGCACACATATTATTTGTTATAATTATCAGGATAATACTGGCTGTGTTGGCTCATTTTGCGATACAACTACAATTTACTCACTTCCATATGCAGACTTTTCTGGTTTACCAACTGAAATGTGTCGCTACGAAGAAGTTTGCCTCGCAACATTTCCTCAGGGTGGATATTTTGTAAACCTTAATCCACCTCATTTCGATCCTATAACAAATTGCTTTAGTCCCCTGATTGCAGGTAATTATTCAGGATATTATGTATATGAAGATGAACATGGCTGTATTGACACAAGTGGAACGCAAAGTGTAGATGCTTATGAATTACCAACTGTAAGTTTCACCGGATTGGGAACAGCATATTGTATTGATGGAGACACAGCAGGTATGACAGGTCTTCCTGTTGGCGGTGAATTTATAGGTCCAGGAATAGGCGATAGCTTGTTTATGCCTGCAGCTTCAGGAGTTAGCCCTCCGGGTGGACACACAATTTATTATAAATTTGTTGATCAAAATGGTTGCGTTGATAGTACATATAACTATGTTATTGTTCAGCCACTACCTGAAGTTAGTTTCACTGGACTCCTTAGTGAATATTGTGCAATGGACGATACATCTGAACTTATTGGAACTCCTTTAGGTGGAGTATATACAGGTGCAACTGATACCTCCGTATATTATCCTGCAGAAATGGGTTTATACGATATTACATATACTTTTACGCAAGAATATACATATATTGATACAGCTATTTATTGCATCAATCATCAAACACAAAGTACAACAATTTTCCCGCTTCCTGAAATTAATTTAGGAATAGATCAAGACACATTGCCAAATGGAAACATTGAAACAGCATTACCAGATACAGTGGTTTTAACACCTGGTAGTGGTTTTATTGAATACCTATGGCAAGATGGCTCAACTGACCAGGCATTTAGCGTTCCAATGTATGGAGAATATTGTGTTACTGTTGTCAATTTTAATTCCTGTAAAAATTCTGATTGTATTTTTGTAGGAGGAACAGATTTAGAATTGCTTGCTTTAGTTTCTCCAGCAGATAGCTGTAAATTAAATTCTGAAGAAGAAGTCTTAGTAAGAATTACAAATGTTGGTACGCGAATTTTTAACCAGGCTGATATAATTCCAATTTTCTTGCGTTTTGAATCTGACCCTGTTGTAAGTGAAGTAATAGTATTGTCAAACAATCTAAATCCTGGAGAATCTATTTTCCATACTTTTGGACCGAAGTTCGATCTATCTGATATTGGTGGCTACAATTTTGAATTATTTATAGATTATGTTGGTGGTGGTACTGGAAACCTTTTACCTGATGTGAATCCATATAATGATACTTTAATTACTACGGTTATCAATGCCGGTTTTCCAATTGTTGACCTACCAGAATCAATAGAAACTAATGATTTTGACACGCTTATTCTTGATGCAGGAGCAGGATTTTTTAGCTATATGTGGAGTACTGGTGAGATTACTCAAACAATCGTTCCTACAGATTGGAGAATGTATATGGTAACTGTAACTGACGCATATGGTTGTGCAGCAAGCGATTCTGTTGATATTTTTACAGGAATAGACGAAATAGATAATGAATTTGGATTAATTCAAATATATCCGAATCCTAATAATGGAGAATTTAATGTTTACATTGAGAATTATAAAGGCGTAGAATTCTCGCTTGAAATTTTGAATTTGACAGGGCAGAAAGTATTTGCTAAAAACTATAATAATAGAAATGCAATAATGGATAAAATTGATATTAAAACATTATCAAAAGGGATTTACACCATAAAACTTATTAGCGAAAAAGCTATTAAAACTAAAAAAATAATTCTCGAATAG